From the Anopheles merus strain MAF chromosome 2L, AmerM5.1, whole genome shotgun sequence genome, the window TGCCCGGGGAAGACTGTCGCCAGTGGTGATCGGAGGATCAGAGGATCGCGGCGACAACGCAGACTACCGCTACCGCCGGAGCCGTGTGCACCGTTGCTCCGCTTTATTTGACTTTTTGGCCAGGCTTTTTCGCCTGCTGCATGCATTTTTGGGCCGTCTCGGTGGCCCTCTTTTTCACTGCGCGCCAAGTGGCGCTTGGGCCTTTTTATTCTGGCGGTGTGGTGGGAACAAACATCTTTCTGGTGCGCTTTGGTGCTTCCTTGCTCTTCTGCTTGTCTTCTTCTGTGGCTTGCACAGTCTCCGCATCGGGGTGGACAAATCTCGGAGCCAAAGCCAAAAAGGCATTTAAGATAAGCATCGTGTCGTACATGTGTCGCGCGCGGACAATTGATGACGCCAACGGCAAACGGCGGCGGCAGAAAGGACGGTCTGCTGTTTGGTTTGGGAAGGATCAGAAGATTCAGAGGCGCGATCGGAAGCTTCAAAAAAGGTATCCGCAACGAAACTAACTAAGCTTTGATTCTGCTGCTGCATATTAGATGAACAAACCAATTCAATCATGATGAGCCTTAGATTAGCACAAATTAGTGCATAGAACCTTAGAATAATTAATTCGTATATAAGGATCAAATACCATTTGGGAGGAGGAGATTTATTTCTTAATAGCAAATTCTATAAAAGATTAAGTGTATTTAACCACAAATATGATACCCTGAATAACAACTTACGACGTAAATGTGACCTAAATTAAAATTCCTTCGATTTAGTGGATCAATAAGAAAGAATAGATTCCAAAAATGAAAACCCACAAAGTAAGCAGGTTAAAAGATGAATTGAAAATGCTCATATTGATAAACAGTAGCATTAAACAATCTCACTCGCACACAACgtgtattattattacaaGGATTCTAGCAAAATATTTGATTGAAGACATTTTACGACGACTGCGATTGATCACGGGATTGATCTCATCACATAGTAAAGGCTTCTGTGTGAGGCTCAATTGTACCTTTTAAAATCACATACATCaagttgttgtcgttgtttggGGTGGGTCCAAACGGGGATCGAAACACATCTTGTCTTACAAGAAGTAAGCGCATCTCAACATTAGACCATTTGTCAATAGGATATCTGTCAGATAGGAGGATATATATAATCCATATAAGTAGTaacttcttcgtcttcttttggctcaacaactgttgtcggtcaaggcctgcttgtacACCCACTAGTGTGAAGAAGTgtgcttggctttcagtgccttattgttttccccctttagcaggatagtcagtcctatgtataGCGGCACAGTCCATTCCGGGCTTAAACCCACGACatgcatgttgttaagtcgtacgagttgagcACTGTACCACGAGAACGGCTTACGACCAGTACCCTTGTAACGTATATTCAATCGAGCTGTTGGCTAGCATGTGATGACATCAAATCACTTGTcgaagaataaaaataaatacttatTCATGCAAACATTAATCTAACTGTACTATACAATCTTTCAAGAAGACACCTTGAGTGATGTTTCGCCTATTCTCGTAAGTTCCTATCTAACTAGAAGACGCTATCCTTACCTAAGAATGACTATTCATCCGTGCGGATTGATTTAACACACTAAATTGCATCTCTATGCTAATTCAGTCTACTTCAGTGTCGAATATTATTCTATAAATTACAATGTATTTATAAGCAGTTGTTTGCatttgtaattttaacatttgtAACAGTCCCGGTAATGGTAAGTTAGAAGTCATTCAACACAGCAAACCACCAACCTCGTACCATTTTTCCATTCAGTACATTCTGGTTTTCCCGATAGAGCTTCTAGAGAGGTAAGCTCTTCGTATTCCCTTATTGCTCACATGTGCATTCCTGAAAGATACACAAATTCAACCTTAGCGCCGTATTTTCCCACATTCCAACGTACAGGAAGTGACTTTTTAACCGTAAACTGTCGCGTCTTAACCTTGTTGACTTCACGTTCTtgcaaaatcataaaaataacattCCTTTCGAACAATATTATCGTTAATGCCTGTTCCTTATGCTTGTTTTTTGGTCACCCTGTTGCCCCTAACCAATTTGCCTAAAAGCGACCGTGTCTCTGTCTTAAtgactaaaaaaaaataaaacagaacgGTGAAATTGATTGTGGGTTGTTTGCTAAAATTAGGACTCCTTTCTTAACAGGAGGCCCAACCCACCCGGtcacgaaataaataatacaacctttcatcaacaaaaaatccccCTCACAGCCctgtccacacacacacacacacacacacacgccaaggAGACGGGGCGTTTGGGACGAGTTTAGGAAATTCCACAAAACCCAATTCAATTCCTCTCGCCCTGTACACGACCTGCTAAAACCAATATCATTCACACACAACTGTCTGCAAAGATATTGTAAATAGGCAACAAGAGCACCAAAAACTGGCCACAAATGGTAGGAAGGAAGCGGAAGCGGACAGCATGCAAGTGGCACAAAGGCagacgaacaacaacaacaacaacaaaaagtagaGAAATTGCTTACTCTACAAACACATCCCGACCCCGCCAAGACCCCCGGTTCAGCGAGTGTTAAAAGTCAGGCAGAAAATATGTGAACAAAGCCACTTGAGAGGTATTAGTTTTCTCAAATTTGAAAATTGCACTTCATGGCGCCAGAGTTCGCCGGGGTCCGGCAGGCTTGGCTGACTGACCGACcggctgtttgttttgtttcaaattccCAACTTGTGTCGTCCCAGTGCGCTATCCTATCTGCCCCCATGGTATGCCCGTTCTTCGCTGGCCGCCTGTTATGTGTcttccggttttttttttgttgaggcgTATCTTCGTCCGGTAAGGGACaagtgcttttgtttttttttttttgcttgtccGGCCCTCCGGCCTTGTGCGTCCTGTAATCATGCCCATGTCATAAAGTAAAGCTGTTTGCGCACTGTTGGACCACTGGTAGTGATAATGAGAGGACGTCTCTGCACCGAACTGCACAGAAGGTGTGCCTGCACATATCCTCACTGCGGTCGAACCGGAAACCGGAAGTGGAACATGGTGGAATGCGGGCTAAATAGTGCAGTTGGCAATGAAGTGAttctagcaaaaaaaatggaagataataaaacaattgtgacagtGAGATTAGGGAgggcaaaataaacaaacaaattgaatgtaaaatccCTCAGCTAGGGGGAAAACCCCTGTAGGTAGCATTTGATGCGAAATTTTGCCCTCAAAAAGGTAGGCATTTCCGGTGCAGTGATGGAATGTAAAGAATGTTAATGTTATACTATCGGTTCGTGAAGGCTTTTCTGTGATAAAAACTGTAATAAAGAAGAACTTTTCCGccatgttttgccatttttctctAATCGCTGTGGCAAACTTCTCCTCGTACATTCTACCTAATGATCAGATttaggtttgtttgtttttttatttaccattTAAATTCTTGCCTTCCTTATTCTGATTAGTTTTGCCATCTTCTAATTGGTGTTATAAATTCCACTATTTATTACATCCATTTACGTTCCATCCGTGTGGCACAACACGTACGCCAAGTATCGATAGATAAGGGCAAATTAATAAACGCTTATCAGTAACGTTCTATCTGCGGCAAATCATCGTTGAGCCCGTTCTTTCTCCCCCTCAAACGTTACGCCCAAATGTCACCAAGGCGAGCAACTCTATTACAAAAAGGTCGATTCGAACACGATCAAAAGCGATCGCGATGGGGCGAAGAGAGGGATAAATACGATAAAGATCCCAAAGTCGCCACATCCTCTGCTCCGTGCCCAGCAGGACATCTTCAGGATAAGCTGTGTTTTTTAAGCCTTACGCTGGCAACTAACAAGACCTGCGTCGTCTTGGAAGGCGCCCACGGGGAGGCACCCCAAACCGAAGGGGAAgaaacaaccaacaacaaaaaaaagcctgCCCAAGTGAACGGCCGCAAAAAGCGAACCGGCCGagaatatttcatttttgccAACGGTCAATCGTTGGGGGGTCCGGCCACAATTTGGGAAGTTATCGTTCACAACTGAAAATTACCACGGTGATGGAATAATTGTTAAATTTCTCCCTTTCTGCTCGGTGGAAGCGATCTTGGCGGGAGCCGAGGGTGGTAAGAGGCCGTGAAAAATGAAGCCAGACGAAGACCCCGTGGgtccctttttgttttatgttttattttcccctttttgtgaggtgttttttgttgggttTTGATGGTCAGAATGCACTCCACATGGGTGAAGGAAGTCTTAGGACACACCAGGCTCTGGTGGAAGTTTAACGGAAAATTaactaaaaaatcaatttatatttaaaatccAACTccatttgttttcctttttttttcgcttgctCATGCCGTAGCAATTTCTTCCCAATTTTCAACCACctgtaaaacaaataaactttAGAAAACCAACAATCTACCTCCCTGTCCGGATGACCTAGTAAACGGTGCCAGACGGTGCAGCAACAATCATCCGAAGAAACAGGAAGTCATTCTGTCAGGTCCTGTCCACGGATAATTGAGGATCGTTTCTTCCGCCCCGGCCGCCCAATCCGTtgcccctcctcccccctcgTTGGTGGTGCTTACGGTTCCGGCCGTCTCAAAAATGGTTTAAGGATCaaccttttttccctttcctctctctctctctctccgcctCATTTGAAGGGCCGAAACGAACAAGGCGGTGAAATATTATAATTATGACTTGCGAGAAACGGCACGAAATGAGACACCGAAGGAAGGAAAGCCGGGTACCCCTAGCCGGCCAACGGTAGAGCCCACACAGCGAAATGGGGGAAAAGGTAAGCGGGAAAGAATTAACAAAAACCATAGAAGAAATATCGGACAGAAGATGACCGCGACCGTGCGGTAATAACGGTTCTGGGTGGGATTTGGAGAAAAACTAACAACACATTTACACGAACCGGTCGGCAGCGATTGTCTCGCTGGGCTGGCTGCACTCCTGGCAAAAGGTGATTAATGGGGTCCTAACGATGGTCACCGTGGGACGCACCGTGCACCATGTGTCTGTCTGGCCGTGTTCCGGCAAAAGGgccaataaaacaaacacacaaacccatCGGAAGTGGAAACacgcacaaacatacacaccgaCGGCCCGGTCGCTTAGTAGGCGGTGCCAAGAATGTCCGCCATCAATGTACGCATGAGGCCAGAAGGATACGCACGAAAATCGAAACACATGATTGAATTTGGTTTGGAAAGgataccttttttttcctctcgtAATGGCTGACTTATTTCGCCCCGCTCTTTCTCCTCGCAGTGTGTCACAAATTCCCTTTGCAAGTGGATCAAATGCGTCGCGACGGgtgtaattgaattttaagTGCTACTAATTACACCCAAGGACGCGCGTTACCGGCATGGTTGCGGCTTTTGTCAcaccggcagcggcagcggcggtggcagcagcacACGGACACCCAACGGAAGCATCCACTTGGTGCCGTCTGTCGCGCGGTGTAGTTTAaatttttggtggttttaTTTCTCACACAACATGCCCCGCGCAAACCATGTGCGTAAGTGCTTTTGCGTACGGGCGCGCACCGCACTTGAGGCGCAACTAATTGAGGCACCGCGTTTGTCGGCATTTTGGAGACCGCGACAAGTGCAGTAGTACCGATCAGGATTGTCTCGCGGTAAAAAGTGTGCATTCGACCCAAAATTACTCATGCTCATGACCTTGATTTCCCTGAGAACGGGAAGATTCGTTAAGCGTATGCATCTTCAAAGCATGACTCAAAATGTTATGAATGAACGTGAGAAAACTAGGATCTTCATTAGTTTGCTGGAATGTGTAAGGATCCAATTGAAATGATCCTTGCCCTTGTCGGCATCCGCTGAGCCGGTGTATCCTTTTGTCGGCAATTGCTTTGATGATCCTTGGAATTTTGGTTTTTGATAAGCCCGCTCTGTGTTTGACATCCCTGGAACTCTGGTTTTTCTCTATTTTGATTAATGAAAAAAGGATACAAAAAAGAGAATGAATTATAATGTcatatttcatcattttcatctACATTTCACATACTTTCTTGTAAAATAATAAGTTTTAAATACCAAACCGAGTTTCAACGTACTAAACCGAACTACGAGAACAGTTGTAACGGTTGCGATAGCCGTGAGTTTAAATTTCAATCAGACGTTTCAAACGTCACGCACCCTTCGACCATTTTTTTGACAGCTGCACGCCAGGAGGGGGACGGAAAATACATTTTCCCTTCGCTTCTTCTAATTATAAATGCACGAcactaaaaaaaagtgtaatatcatgtaaataaacaataaaggATCCCCATTTCCGTGCCAAATCCTAAACCGAACCCGAAGTGAGCAAAGGTCAGCGGGGCGCGTAATTCCGACGGTCGTCGCAACTTGCAACCGACCAAGAACACACGAAcgataagaagaagaagaagaagttatcATTCCCTTTcaatcaacaaaacacaatcgCTGCTCAGCTGTGTTTTGGAACCGCTTCAATCGCTGGTCAGCCCGAAGTCCACGATTACACCACGACCGCCATCGGAGAGCACGAACGCCCAGCGAACCGACCGAGCGGACGCACTTTCCTTGCGATCGGTGTGCCAAAGCCGCGAGATCAATTGAGGTGTTGTTGGTGCTTGATTTCGTTCGACACAGTGCGAAACCAACTTCCGCGAGTGTTCCAGACGCTTCCCTTATCCGCTGCAGGCGAGGTTTAAGAATTGGAGCCTTCGCAGTAGAGGAAGGCTGCTTAATTACATaacgaaacaaagaaaaacaaaggtgTTTGCCTGTTGCCTCGAATTGTGAGGGCGAACGTACATATACGAACAACATGGCTCGAAACATGCTCAACATTGCCAAGTGTAAGTGAAATAAAGTGAATCAGTTTGCCGATTTCTTCCCCTCCCCTTCATCCTCCCGCTCTCCCACACCCACGAGTTGCACAGTTGGACTTTGACCTTGGTCGACGTAGCGCGAACGTTGTCAAGACGACTGGTTGGCTCTGCCTACTTGTTGCTAGAGTTGATTTACACAATCGGGCGTAATTGAGACATGCTCGTTGCTTACTTTCTCCGCAGATTCTCGAACACTGCTCCAGCGGCCACAACTTCGGCACTATTCCGAGGCATCGGCACAGTTCCCGAAAATCACCACCCACTACACGATTCACCCGCGGGATAAGGATCCACGATGGGGAGGTGAGTTGAGAAAATGGTGCCTGTCCCTTCGTTTACCTTcacattcccccccccccccccctctatTCCTCTTTCTCCCCCCAGAGGTCGACATGGAGCGTTTCGTCGACGAAGCGGATCTGCTCATCGTGGGCGGTGGTCCGGCCGGTCTCTCCGCAGCGATCCGTGCGAAGCAGCTAGCGGCGGAGAAGGGCCAGGAACTGCGCGTCTGTCTCGTGGAGAAGGCGGCTGAGGTCGGTGGCCACATCCTGTCCGGCGCCTGTCTCGATCCGGTCGCCCTGAACGAGCTGATCCCGGACTGGAAGGAAAAGGAAGCGCCGCTCAACACGCCCGTCACGCACGACAAGTTCTCCTACCTCACCGAGTCGGCCAAGCTGCCCATTCCGATCTTTCCCGGCTGGCCGATGGACAACCGGGGCAACTACGTCGTGCGGTTGGGCCACGTCGTGGCCTGGCTCGGCCAGCAGGCGGAAGAGCTCGGCGTGGAGATCTACCCCGGTACGGCCGCCTCGGAGATACTGTACCACGAGGACGGTTCGGTGAAAGGGATCGCCACCGGGGACGTCGGCATCGGGAAGGACGGTGCGCCGAAGGATACGTTCGCGCGCGGCATGGAACTGCACGCGAAGACGACCATCTTTGCGGAGGGTTGCCGGGGCCACCTGTCCAAGCAGGTGATGGCCCGCTTCGGGCTGAACGCGGAGAACGACCCGCAAACGTACGGCATCGGGCTGAAGGAGGTGTGGGAGATCAAGGCGGAAAACCATAAGCCGGGGCTGGTGGAGCACACGATCGGGTGGCCGCTGGACCGGCACACGTACGGCGGCTCGTTCCTGTACCATCTGAACGAACCGACGCCGCTGGTGGCGGTCGGGTTCGTGGTGGGGCTGGACTACGTCAACCCGTACCTGAGCCCGTTCCAGGAGTTCCAGCGGTTCAAGACGCACCCGAAGGTGCGCAGCACGTTCGAGGGCGGCAGCCGCATTGCGTACGGTGCGCGGGCACTGAACGAGGGCGGCTTCCAGAGCATTCCGAAGCTGACGTTCCCGGGCGGTTGTTTGGTGGGGTGCGGCGCCGGCTTCATGAACGTGCCGCGCGTCAAGGGCAGCCACTATGCGATGAAGAGTGGTATGCTGGCGGCGGAGAGTGCTTGCGAGGCGATCTTCTCCGGTGCGACGCAGGAAAAGGCGGGCCTGGAGCCGAAGGACTATCCCGATCGGTAAGTGGTGGGGAGATTTTGCGATGcgtaaaatgatttttaacatttttgggTACTTTCAGCATCAAGGAatcgtatgtgtggaaggacctGTACAAGGTGCGAAACTCCCGGCCCAGCTTCCACACCGGGCTCGGCCTGTTCGGCGGTGTGGCGTACAGTGGCTTCAGCATTCTGGTCGGCGGGCGGGAACCGTGGACGCTGCACCACGGTTCGCCCGACCACACCCGCCTGAAGCCGGCGAAGGAATGCAAACCGATCGAGTACCCGAAACCGGACGGCAAGCTGACGTTCGATCTGCTCTCCTCGGTGGCGCTGACCGGCACCAACCACGAGGGCGACCAGCCGGCCCATCTGACGCTCAAGGACGACACGGTGCCGGTGAAGAACAATCTAACGATTTACGACGGCCCGGAGGCACGGTTCTGCCCGGCCGGCGTGTACGAGTACGTGGCGAACGACGAGGGCGGCAACATGAAGCTGCAGATCAACGCGCAGAACTGCATCCACTGCAAGACGTGCGACATTAAGGACGTTACGCAGAACATCAACTGGGTCGTGCCGGAGGGTGGCGGCGGCCCGGCCTACAACGGCATGTGAGCGGGCGGGTTTTGGTCGGTCTTCCACGTCGCTGGGCGGACCTTTCGGTCGAATTTATTGTGTTAAGAAGAATAAAGTTTCCCATTTGTAATTTGCGCACCGGCTTTCCACACATTGCGGCACCCACGCTACACAAACAGTGGAAGCAAACAGTACCTCATGTATATCACACTTttgtgaaaaagaaaagggaacgagacaaaaaaaaggcaagctattttagaaaaattgttttatagtATATTCATACACGCGCAATAAAGGCAAAATTTACaataagcaacaaacaaaaaaatgcagaTACtgatcaacaaaacaaacgaaaaagaaaaacggcaaCGGTTTTTGATTCTTGCTATGCTCAAACACGAGCACACAGGCGTGCGCGCGGCCTACTTGGATGCGTTGTGTCTTTTCTTGCTCGTCTTGTGTCCCCGTAACCAATCGTTCTACTCCTCCTGGAGTGTGCTTTAGTATACTctctttttcattattttcataaacATTACCATAACTGTAAAGGAAGAGAGAGGAAAATTTGTTAATtaagtgaaaaaaaatgttccacTGTGCCGGATCTACTTACATATGAACGTTATTATAACGAATACTATCATCAGCCACATCCAGCATTTGCAGGCTTTCTTTGAGTTTTCCTGCAGCTTGGTGGATTCGGTTGTTAGCGACGATGTGTTTTGGTCAGTTAGCTTGGCAGACTTGGAAACGATCTGCAATAACAATGGTGAAATTGATTATTCCTTCGTAAAAAGCGAAAGCTCTAGCTCCAGCTCCATACCTCGGTGTCCTTCTTCAGGATCTTTCCGGCCGTTTCCGTCTGTTCCTTTAGGTTTCTCGTTAACTGTGAGCGAAAGATAATGAAAAGACACAGCGTTATCGTATCAACTCGCAGATAAAACACGCCCAACACGTCGCCCCACCTTAAGCATATCCTCCGCCAGCCGCTCCTGCTCGGTTGAGTATTGTTTCACGGTTTGTTCCAGATTTTCTGCCACCTTCTGCCCCGCCCGCCGCCGTATCGTCGAAAAGTTCCCATTGAACAGCTCGCTGCGGAGCTCCTTTTCGTACTTTTGGTCGTGAAACTGGCGCACCTCGCGCATCACATCGTCCCCGGCCGGATCGGTGGCCTTCGGTTTCGTTCGCAGGCGTCGCTTCTCCTCCGGCGTTGGTTCTACGTAGCTGGACGCTTGCTTCAGTTCGGTGCAGCGGTTCTGATAGTCCTCTAAAACCTTGTCTTCCGGTTTACTGGatgaaaaaggcaaacaattgGAGTCATGTATTGTGATGAGGAAAGGTCTGCCACACCCTCTGGTTCGCCCAAAACTTACTCAAACTGTTCCTCCAGCTCCTGGATCATAATGTCCAGCGATCGGATGTACTTTTTCAACCGCCAGTCCTGTTTGTCGACCGCCACTATCTCCTCGCACTGTGCTATCAAGCTGCGGATGTTTATTTCCAACTTCGATGCCATTGTGTGGCGGGTGtgcgttcgttcgtttttccctggctgctgctgttcgccaCCTTGATCCCGTTGGCCTTTTCGTGTTGGGGAAAAAAATACGCTATTTCATGCAAAATATCGACCGGCCGACacgtaaacaaacttttccgTTGCCACAAACGTCAATCGCCCTCGGCGGTGTGTCAAACCCACATTGCTCGATTCGTCGATCAATATCGGAATCGATTAAGATGGCAAAATTGATGAATAACGTCCCGATAAATGCTTATTTTGCCTTTTGATGaactattttgttgttttctcaATTTATTTTCCATATCATGGCCACATTCCAtaaatcgaaacaaaaaatcttccAGCAAATTCCGATATCAATATGGCAGCCCCGCACGTCGATGACAG encodes:
- the LOC121594669 gene encoding electron transfer flavoprotein-ubiquinone oxidoreductase, mitochondrial; protein product: MARNMLNIAKYSRTLLQRPQLRHYSEASAQFPKITTHYTIHPRDKDPRWGEVDMERFVDEADLLIVGGGPAGLSAAIRAKQLAAEKGQELRVCLVEKAAEVGGHILSGACLDPVALNELIPDWKEKEAPLNTPVTHDKFSYLTESAKLPIPIFPGWPMDNRGNYVVRLGHVVAWLGQQAEELGVEIYPGTAASEILYHEDGSVKGIATGDVGIGKDGAPKDTFARGMELHAKTTIFAEGCRGHLSKQVMARFGLNAENDPQTYGIGLKEVWEIKAENHKPGLVEHTIGWPLDRHTYGGSFLYHLNEPTPLVAVGFVVGLDYVNPYLSPFQEFQRFKTHPKVRSTFEGGSRIAYGARALNEGGFQSIPKLTFPGGCLVGCGAGFMNVPRVKGSHYAMKSGMLAAESACEAIFSGATQEKAGLEPKDYPDRIKESYVWKDLYKVRNSRPSFHTGLGLFGGVAYSGFSILVGGREPWTLHHGSPDHTRLKPAKECKPIEYPKPDGKLTFDLLSSVALTGTNHEGDQPAHLTLKDDTVPVKNNLTIYDGPEARFCPAGVYEYVANDEGGNMKLQINAQNCIHCKTCDIKDVTQNINWVVPEGGGGPAYNGM
- the LOC121594670 gene encoding vesicle transport protein USE1 codes for the protein MASKLEINIRSLIAQCEEIVAVDKQDWRLKKYIRSLDIMIQELEEQFDKPEDKVLEDYQNRCTELKQASSYVEPTPEEKRRLRTKPKATDPAGDDVMREVRQFHDQKYEKELRSELFNGNFSTIRRRAGQKVAENLEQTVKQYSTEQERLAEDMLKLTRNLKEQTETAGKILKKDTEIVSKSAKLTDQNTSSLTTESTKLQENSKKACKCWMWLMIVFVIITFIFMVMFMKIMKKRVY